AATGTCATCCCagtctttcttcctctgtccacaataataaACAGGAAGAGGCCTGAATGTGGTCTAAAGTTaatgtttacttgcaacacagTTGAAAAACTATTACATGattaaaaactaatttatttgagcaaaaagctgaatgtgttttggatgtcaGGGGTCGCCAGAGTTTTGTGAAAGTAGGGTCACGCGCTCTATCTCCTCTCAACCCCAACACAGTCACTGCAGAAGGCTGTTCATCTTGGATTAATGTTGagtgtaaataatataacaaagagtccGGTGTAgtcctgctcttttgttaagTGTCCTGAGTGTAGGAGccataatgtgtatttttacctctgttgattatttgttatattttgctCCTTATATCGGTTTGATGTAATTTCCGGTACTTTGAAGCGGTCGTGgtttaccttgtttttttttacctgtgcaTTTGTGAGGCTGGACAAAGAGGTTGAGTgggtttgaatattttctgtgtttaccGTCATCGTCACCCTTATCGAAATCATCGTAATTATCATCGTCTTCTGGAACTTTTTTGTTTAGAATAATTTTTTcacttcacaaaaaaataaaaaaatctacaaacatatctggactttgaattttgGATACAAACGAGTCACAGGTTCAGGCCTACTCAGTCTCTGTGCGGCTCAACGATACTGAGATAACATTTATGATAAAGattgatttacacacacacacacacacacacacacacacacacacacacacacacacacacacacacacacacacacacacacacacacacacacacacacacacacacacacacacacacacacacacacacacaactgaagACACAAGACTCCATTCTGCAAATATTATCAATAAGTTTATTAAGTGGTATGAATATTCTGttttcaaataaatgcaaaattgCTGACAGACCTGtacagatatatgttcacaGTTTAACATGTTCCCTTTGAATTGCCaacattagattaaaaaaaaataatagaaatgtATAATATCCTTTATTATAAGAGTATCAAAATCATGCTTAATAATAACCTTTAATTGCCCTTTCAATCTAAAAATcaattataaaatatatatatatatatatatatattaccaCTTATGTTTCAgagatacaaaaacatttacaagcaAACCGTAAAGATTATCCAGGGCTAAATGCAGATCAGTTGAGCTGCTACATTCGGTGTTTGAGCTTGTGTTTGAAatcgtgtttgtgtgcatgtgggtgtgtttacatgtgaatAAAAGATCTCTTTCCTGGCATTGAATCGTTACTAAACTAAAAACCAAAACCTGTGttaggtttctttttttcaggggggggggggggggggggggatcaaacTGACCAGCAGATCTGTGAATAAATCTCTTGTGATTTAAATGTCTTTGGGAATGTTTTATGTATAAAGTGCACATTGTAGGCATGTACAAAGACGCTATAAACAAAACCTTTTTGTTCTCCAGAAGctatgaaaacagaaaagtatgCTCTGAATTTGCGttggtttacaaaaaaaaaaaaaaaaaaaagagtaaaagttGGTTCATTTCTCATGACCTTTGATGAAGAAACGgttgatttaaatgtgtctttatgtcAAATTGTATATCgttaaaataaaactaatcTTGCCCTGGATaaacaaaaaatcaaagagcgtatttctctgtttttttcctatATAAAAGTGTcatacaataaaaagaaaaggcaacCACGGTGTcacaacacaaaccaaacaataaCTCATATAGGTACATTAACTTGATATAAGACATTAGATATTTCATTGCTTCTACCCTTCCACCTACCGAGTGGTGTCTTTTCCTCTCTAAAATAATAATGCCCTTGTGCAGCAACCTTCACATTTctgaatgaaacacaaaataaacacttcaCTCTGACAATACAATGACCCAgaggatcccccccccccccccccccccccacattttTGAACCCTCAAATACCAATCAAAGCACACCAGACTGAGGCTGACCTGCTTTTCTTAAGTGCATGTTTTCTGCTGAGTGTGCCTTTAAAAGTGTGCGTTTATGTACAAGAGAAAGCGAGCACTGGCtacctgtttaaaatgtatcttcatgaaaaaaaaaaaaaaaaagcttgtagAGGCAGATGGGGTGTGTGGTGGAGGGGTTAGCATTAGCGTTATGTGACTGGCAGCTGATGAAAGACAGCTTAAGTATGTACGATATGATGCACAGTATGTGTGATATGATACATTCTGGAAAAGTTTCACAGTATATTGGCCTAGCTAGCAataacatgtatgtgtgtttacgGTATGTCCACAACCTTTACTTGCAAAGCGTGCAGAGAAACGAGAGGTgatgttgcaaaaaaataaaaaatatatttaaaaaagaagcttgGGCATGCCCTGTGCAGGTGTACATGCAGTTTGGTTCTGCAGCCACAAGATGGGGCTGCTCTCAGGCCAGCTGAGATTctgcagcctcttttttttttttttttaaagtttctgaatCTTCCTCAGCTGATCAGAGTTCCGGTTCAACGACCTCATTTCTACTAACATGAAAATGAGCTGAGAAACTGACATTTGGTGTGATGCTTTGATAAACTGACGCCAGCTCACACTCAGGCTAACGAGGTGAAAAGGGTCTTAAACGTGCACCCTGAGGACTACCGTCCAATGTGTGAAGCCAGCTCTTTTAAAATCTCCCCTCAAGTCAAAGTGGTACAGTCCTACGCTGAAACCGAGCACCGAGTTTCTTTCGAGCTTCCCGGTGGAGGTGCCTCACACCAGGAGGTGACGTTTCTTGTGCAGCGCGAGGTGGTCTGACCGGGAGAAGCTGCGTTCGCAGTCGGGGCACTGGAACGGTTTGACTCCTGTGTGCTTGCGGAAGTGTCTCGTCAACTCGTCTGAACGTGCAAACTTCCACGTGCATCCTTCCCACATGCACTTGTACGGTTTCTCACCtgcacaaagataaaaaaaaaaaaaaatgactatcAACTCAAAAAGGCTTCAAAAAAATAtgatacaaataaacattttaaaaacgaGACCCTTACCGGTGTGTGTCCTGCGGTGGGCTTTGAGGTGGGAGCTCTTGGTGTACACTTTGTTGCAGCCGGAGAAGTCACAGCGATGAATCCGCCGCTTCTTCAGCGTGTCGGGGGAGTCCGGGGGGAGAGGATGCTGTGAGCCTGAGTGAACTATTACCGACGGATTGTTACCCctaagagagacacagagaggagacagtaaGTCGAGGGGTTCAGATCTGCTGCTTCATCTAAAGTGACTAAGAAATAGCCACATCCCTTCATCATGTTGAAATCTTAACTCGTGTTTACCAGCTCACGGCACTCAGGAAGCTGAAAAACATCTCCTGCCGTTTTTCAGCCCTACCCCGCCTTTCCTTTGTGTTGTTGTAACCATAGAAGCGGTTAAAGAATTCACCAGCGAGTGTGTCGAAATGTGATGCAAATAATCTGagcaacactttaaaaaacagaaataagtcttaaaagaaaagtctgaaaattatgttattattatgtAATAGTAGATGCACATCTGTTTAAATCTTTCCAGCCTGATACTTAAGTTAACAGAGCCGAGGCAGATTGGGTTTCTCACACTGTGgtcgtatgtgtgtgtgtgtgtgtgtgtgtgtgtgtgttaaaaccGTGTGCAATGAATGAAAGTCCAGAAACGGTTAGCAGGGCAGAacataaaagaagagaagattGTTAAAAAATCACGTGAAAAACAAGACGGAGTTGTCTTTCAGTACCATCActgaggtttgtgtgtgtgtgtgtgtgtgtgtgtgtgtgtgtgtgtgtgtgtgtgtgtgtgtgtgtgcgcgcgtgtgtgtggcAGTTGAGAGCAGGTGTTGAGTGATGAAATATGAATCCCTCACAGATCAGTTCTGTGTAAAGGAATGTGCTGAAAAACcccagtgttacacacacacacacacacacacacacacacacacacacacacacacacacacacacacacacacacacacacacacacacacacacacacacacacacacacacacacacacttaagtcGACCCCTCACTAAACACACTCCGCCATAGAGCAAACTTGACCTATTTACCGCATACATACTCTATATTTACACTggttctgtgtgagtgtgttttgagAGGACAGGTGATGACAGATGGAGACACacccttctttcttttctttttttttttttttcaaggttgGCAACCGCTCTCATAACTGTCAGTCAAGGATGGTTGGACGcacgaacacaaacacaaacacccacacccacacgcacacgcacacacacacacacacacacacacacacacaaagcgaGACCTTACTGGCAGCACTCCCTCACCTTCACCTATAACTTCCTCCCCCAAATGTCTTCTAGGAAAAGCCGTTACTTTGTAGCAGAAGAACTTTGAGGTGTATACAaacggcaacctctggtgttgaaagtgaagccaatgcaaacagtgcagttccttaagtgtccactagaggctgattCCAAAACACCAGGGAGTCTCATCTAGCCTCATGGTAAGATGtcttgtgtttacagcctggatcAGAGTTTGTATcagaattgttttatttgtacacTCTGTACagggtttgattttttttttttaactcatctgtttttgaTGATCTGACCTGAGAGTTTTTCATTAATTTGTATTATAAGGGTTGTGGCTGATTTGACCGACAGGTTGACGTGTCGTAGCTGTTTTTCAGAAACCTCAAGGCCCCCTCAGCTCCGCCTCTTTGCCTGCTTCCAGACTGACTCAAAGTTAGGTGGAGGTAGCATTCGACGCACTCTGCGGGCTTCAAACCCCCCTCCTCAGAAACCatatgtgatgtcactgagactatgagTCCATGTTTTGTACAGTCAATGGGTACATAACAGCTTAGGTAACGAGGGGAGGAAacaggaggcggaggaggataCAGGCAGTAATGAGGGGAAGGGGGTCCAGAAGActagagagggaaaaaaaataaaagatgtgtGAAAATTCTGGACAATGAGCGATAAAAACTACCGGAAATGCAGAGCAATGAagcagtgagaggaggagaaagaaatgggaggagaggaggaagaggaagagaaaaaaaagactgactgGAAAGTGATAAGAAGGAAGAGGCGTGGCTGATGGAGGAGACGGAAAATGACAGAATAAAAGACGCCACAGTGGAACAAAGGAATCTGACACGCCTCACACTTAGCAAGAAGCAATTTCACCTTCCAGTCATGACAGTTGTTGTGTTACTGGTCCTCTGTTATCTCTGTCAGTCAAACTGGTCTTTTAGCGACTCTTAGCTGCCTATACCTGCTTCCCAAATGACACTGCATCAAAGACATGAGGCCAGATTTACACCTCGCTTCTTTGCATGTTTTCACAGAGCTtcaaaaagagtgaaaaataattGTACTCTAATTTCActgaataaatctgattttGAAAAGTCTGACTATGAACTGTCTCTATTAAAACTTTCTCTACTTTTATGAAATTTGAAAAACCAGAGGGTTGTATATTGCGACTTAATAATTTcttacatttagatttttttttgtctatctAATAAAACTTCCAGCTGAGTCTGTTGCCCCAGCTTTCTCTCCATACATTCAAGTACTTGAACCAAGAGCGTGGGAACAGACAGTGAGGGGCGAGACACATCCCCTCTGCATTGATTCATGCATTTCCTCTGTCAATTTTAtaccaaatatttatttttaatgggtGTTATAAGATATTATAATTTAGACATAAATTAAACATAAGTGGTCACTGAAGTCCTGGCGGTCCTTCACAACTTCTTGCAAACAGACTGGAGACAAAACGACCAGATCCAAACAACCTTCTATTGAGATTGTGTAACACTGAGACTTGGATGTTACAGCACAGGAGCTCTGAAAGACCCTGAGATAACACTGGGGAAGGGACATAACTTTGCTGTGCACATGTTCAATCATAAGgcacaaacatatttttttaggCATGCACAAAACTCTTGAAAATGTCCTGATCTTTcgggttgagctgcatgtgtgaacgaaaAAGCCACATTTTCCAGCCTAACTTCACCCTGACTCTGTTCTGCCAGCTGCCTGGTAGACTTTCCACCTGAAGTCCACTAAGCAGGTATTCATACTGGAAAATTCAGAAATAGCGAGCGGGGAGGGATGACGTATAAATCCAGAGACCGGTGCAGTTGTTGTGCAGGTTATGATGCTGCTTCATATTTTGTCAGCTCACATGTCTGTTCTTTGCACTCATGAATAAATCTTATAACGTGCAGGACTGATGCAAAGGCAGTGTTACACAATCTCCTTTCTTTTACCATCTTGGATTTTCATTGCACACAGGGAAAACTGTGACGGACAGGTAAATAAGCATGTCAGGACGATATGCCCTtagattttcaggagtgcatgtgtgaaaacagctaattCAAGTTTGCTTCCAAATTAGTTCTACAGTTTGTTTTCACTCAAACCCTACCAAGGGACTGCACCtaaataacaattaaaaaaaatctaaattgaaACTGGCAGAAATGaaaactgcaacaacacctCCATCTGAAAGCTGAAGGGGAAGTGCTGCAGCCGACGGAGAAACATGAactagtgtgtgtttgtgtgtcactcACCCGTATTCGTGTGATATCCTTATGACTGATGATTTCATCTCATGGCTGCTGTGGAGGTCATGAGCTAGCTCAGGGCGAGGCTCTGTTTTGATTGGCTTGTGCAGGTCGTGGGTGTCACCTCGCAGCTCCAGGGGCTTCGCACAGTGAACTAcgaagatataaaaaaaataatcaagacAGGCTCCAAAAGCCAAGAAAGCCTTATTAGGTCACATAttacaacaccccccccccccccccccccccctccccctttattTCTGGATTTGTTTATGTCTTTATCACAGAGACAGCAcagtagagtcagaaatcaaagaagagagagcgtggggaaagccacaggtcacacagattcaaacccggaccggctgctttgaggactgtagcctctgtacagaTGGTGTTCAAATCAACCACTAGGTCACCGGCGTCGCCTAAAATGACAATTTTTACAGAAGACATAAACCCGTTTATAATCCGGTCCAAAGAAGggttttggtctgaatagtACACATTGTACAAGGTTGAATTAtttataactcatccgttttgattatATATTAAGCCAAAACGCGGTGGATAAATtagcataattaggggcgtggcttgtttgactgacaggtgggagcATTGTAgctgttagccaggaggcttaaggctccacctctttgtcttttacgagattgatcaaaagttaggttgagagaACATTTCCATCGCCGCAATCTCAGCTTCAAAACgcttcttcagaatgacatcactgagactacgtccatgttgaATACAGTCCTTGCATCGTTGTCAGCAGTGACATATCAAGCATGCTATTTTACTAAGCATGAGTTTAGCTCACAGCCCTGTTGTGACATATTAATCCAAACAGATCGGTCTGCTATGAATTTGGTCACTCTCTATGCGTTCTGGAGATTCAGAGCTGTGATTTATGTGAATCTCAGTGACCTCCATCTGAccataacaaacagaaacatggcTTCCCTATGAACAGAGGAAATGAAAGGCACTTCCACATTTTGGGTTAATGGCATACAGATTTTATGATTTCTCTTCAAAGGTTCAGATGACAATAAATAGTCTAAACTGATCCAACGTTGTGATAATCTAATTATTCTCTTTTTTCCACTTGCTTTGTTTGTTCCTGATTTTGAGGCTTCTATGAGGAGTTTTTGGTTTTTGCCAAATGTTGTGCCCCCTGTAGAAAAAGTCAATTTagctttttgttgattttgaccCGTACATGTGTGAGAAGCATTTTCTGACGACATattctcatcctgctgtctgtTATCAGTCAATTGTATCACTAACTGTGACACTTCACTGTGCAGAAACGTAAACAAAGGCAAACTGTTAATCGCCACATCTGACACCTATACCTGATGGTTACAGACAGACAAATATTGAGGCACATTCTGAGGGCTATGTTCACTTTTATAGCTCACATCAGtatttttcagtctgtttcaaaacCCCTCACAGGAGCTGAGAGgattgttgtgtgtttaaatcttaaatcctctggaataaatataaatgaagaaaGTAAATAAGTCTTCACCTGACTTGTGCTCTCTGCTTCGGTGATGCTCCTCCTCGCTGGCGACCTGTGGGCTCACCATGATGGATTGGTGCAGGTGGAGGGGTGAGGAGTATAGGACGGACAGAGGCACCATCACTGGAGACACCATGACCCCGGACCTCTGGATGACCCCGGATccagagccaatcagaggagccACCATGGTGGGATACGGAAGTGAGGGATTAGGGAGACTGTGGGATGGCGAGGAGCGCAGCTGGGAGTGTTGGGGGGAGCGGTGGGGGGAGGCACGGCTCGCGGAGCAGTAGGGGGAAGGCGGGGAGCTGCGTGAGGAGGAGGCcggggaggaggcggaggagcagggaggggaggaggaggcggaggaggaggaagaggaacgCTTGCTGACTGACAGGTCCACAGGCTCCATCTGGGTGTGTGGCTGGGACTGGGCGAAGGCGTGCATGTGCGAGGGGTGGTAGAGGTGGGCGGGATGGGAGAAGATGACTCCGTACTGCTCCGGGGTTTTCACTAACGATGAGTAGaaggactgtgagagagaggaagaggagaggatgcaGGAGGTGGAAGCAGGGAAGGGGGgaacaaaagagcagaaagtCCGTTAAAAATATCCGCTCTGCGTTGAATAACAGGGGAACATGTTTCTGTGACACAAACAGCTTCAGCCAGCCAAAAAACTTTAACCCAGCTCTGCTCGGGAGCGGATAACTGTTATTTCTcagtgtacgtgtgtgtgtgtgtgtgtgtgtgtgtgtgtgtgtgtgtgtgtgtgtgtgtgtagtcattAGCCTACTGCCTGGCAGTGTTTGTTCTCATTGTATGCAAATGTCCACTGTACAGCAGCCTGTTTGTCCAGGAAGAACTGGAATGTGGGAACCAGTTTGTCTAGACacgtattgagtgtgtgtgtgtgtgtgtgtgtgtgtgtgtgtgtgtgtgtgtgtgtgtgtgtgtgtaggtcaaAGTCACTATAAGTTACCAAAAACATGTTCAGGCATGATGGGGAACACACAAATACAGGCACAAAAACACCCAAAATGAAatctttcc
This window of the Labrus mixtus chromosome 2, fLabMix1.1, whole genome shotgun sequence genome carries:
- the klf3 gene encoding Krueppel-like factor 3; its protein translation is MLMYDYPLKTDMETSFYSSLVKTPEQYGVIFSHPAHLYHPSHMHAFAQSQPHTQMEPVDLSVSKRSSSSSSASSSPPCSSASSPASSSRSSPPSPYCSASRASPHRSPQHSQLRSSPSHSLPNPSLPYPTMVAPLIGSGSGVIQRSGVMVSPVMVPLSVLYSSPLHLHQSIMVSPQVASEEEHHRSREHKSVHCAKPLELRGDTHDLHKPIKTEPRPELAHDLHSSHEMKSSVIRISHEYGGNNPSVIVHSGSQHPLPPDSPDTLKKRRIHRCDFSGCNKVYTKSSHLKAHRRTHTGEKPYKCMWEGCTWKFARSDELTRHFRKHTGVKPFQCPDCERSFSRSDHLALHKKRHLLV